The Candidatus Abyssobacteria bacterium SURF_5 region TGCAGGGGCATCCCGACATGCTGAAAACGACGGGGGTGGAAATGTCCAGCGGCTCGCTCGGACAGGGGCTTTCCATCGCTAACGGAATGGCATTGGCGGCCAGGTTGGATCGCAAGAGCTACCGCATTTACGTATTGATGGGCGACGGAGAAATCCAGGAGGGGCAGGTATGGGAAGCCGCCATGACCGCGTCTCATCACAAGCTCGACAATCTGTGCGCAATTATTGATAACAACGGATTGCAGATCGACGGTCATACGGAAGAGATAAAATCTCTTGGTTCCATCTCCGAGAAATGGATAAGTTTCGGCTGGAACGCCATTGACATAGATGGGCATGACATGCGGCAGATACTCCAGGCACTGAAGATGGCGGAGGAGACCAAGGGCAAACCGTCGATCATCGTGGCGAAAACGACCAAGGGTAAAGGCGTCTCTTTCATGGAGAACCAGGTGGATTTTCACGGGGTCGCGCCCACGGCGGAAGAATGCGTGAGAGCTCTGGCGGAATTGGAATAGTGGGAGAGAAAACATGCTGAAGGTGAAGGAGAAGGTGGCCACTCGCGACGCATATGGCAGCGCACTGGTTCTGCTTGGAGAGCGGAATCCCAACATCGTTGTTCTCGATGCCGATCTCGCCAAATCGACCAAAACGATTAAATTCAAAAACAAGTTTCCCGACCGATTTTTCGACATGGGCATCGCAGAGGCCGATATGATGGGGACGGCGGCAGGATTGGCCGCCGCCGGGAAGATCGCCTTTGCCAGCACGTTCGCTATCTTCGCCACCGGCCGCGCCTGGGAACAGATACGCAATTCCATATGTTACACGAACCTGAACGTGAAGATAGCCGCGTCGCATGCCGGCATAGCAGTCGGGCCCGACGGCTCCTCTCATCAGTCGATCGAAGATATTGCAATCATGCGCGTGATTCCGAACATGAAGATCGTGGTGCCAGCCGATGGGACAGAAACAGAGCAGGCTGTGGCGGCGCTTGCAGAGACGCCGGGGCCGGCGTATCTACGTCTGGGAAGGTCGGCGGTTCCCTTCATCTATGACAGCTCTTACCGGTTCACTTTGGGGAAAGCATCGGTGCTGCGGGAAGGGTCGGATGTGGCGATCGTCGCCGCCGGCACCATGGTGCAACCGGCTCTCAAAGCCGCCGATATCCTTTCGGAGGAGCGCATAGAGGCGCGGGTAATCAACATGAGCAGCATTAAGCCGATCGACCGCGAAGCCATAGTCGCGGCCGCACAGGAGACGGCGGGGATTGTGACGGCTGAAGAGCATAGCATAATCGGCGGGCTCGGCGGAGCGGTTGCCGAGGTGGTGGGCGAAACGGCGCCTGCGCCGGTCGTACGGATCGGCGTTCGCGATGTGTTTGGCCAGTCGGGAGAAGCCGGCGAATTGATGGAATTTTATGGGCTTACTGCGGGGAAGATAGCCGAGGCGGCGTCCCGCATCGTCTCGCAAAAACGGTAGCAGCCATGATCATCACGCTGGACCTCTGCTTGCGGTGCGGAGGCTTCTCGATAATCAGCGGCCTGAACCTTCACATAGAGAAGGGCGAGTTCATTTTCATTTGCGGACAGGCCGGCGCCGGCAAATCTTCGCTGATGCGCGTTCTGGCGTTGCAGGAGCTGCCGGCCGAGGGGCGTGTCCTTATCGATGGGACCGATGTAAACCAGATTTGGCGAAATGGCTTGACTGATTACAGGCGAACCATCGGGGTGATCTTTCAGGAGGATCGGCTCCTCTCGCGTCGCACAATAGCCGAAAATATCGATATCTCTCTCGAGCTTGCCGGTTGGCGCGCGGCGGAGGCGCGAAGGGAGACGAACGAATATCTGAAGGAAATCGGTCTCTTCGGCAAAGCGGACTTTTATTGCGACCGGATATCCGAGAACGAGAGACGGTTGTTGAAAATCTGCCGGGCGCTTGCGCGCCGCCCAAAGATCGTTCTTGCCGACGAGCCATACGAGGGGCTCGATCGACGGTCGGCGGAGAAAGCGGCGTCCCTGTTTCGCAAAGCTCATCTGAGGGGTTCGACCATTGTGATTGCGACCCATCATATCGAGTGTGCCGGACAGGCGGGCAAGCGCGCTATCATGCTCGATTCGGGTGAAGCCCGTCCTAGCGTTACAGCGTCCGGCCTTCAATATGTGCGGGAATTGACGTGAGACATGCGCGAATTCAGTTTTGCCGTGCGAGAAGGCATCCGCAATTTTCGACGTGACAAGACCCTCGGTTTTGCGGTGGCTGGAAGCGTCGCTATCGCCGTGTTTGCGCTCGGCGCCGTCGCGCTTTCCGCCGCTAATGTCAATTTCTTCCTCAAAGAGTGGGAAGACAAGGTTGAGCTGGTTGCGTTCCTTCGACGCGATGTGCCGGCGGAGGTTTCTCAATCAATAATCGAGCGAATTCGGGCGCTTCCAGAAGTGAAAGAAGCCGGCCTCGTTTCGGAGCAGGAGCTGAGAAGGCACCTCTCCGAGCAGGCGGAGAATTCCAAAAATCTGGAGCGAATCTCGCTTGATGAACTCTTGCCGCCGACCGTTGTGATCCGCCTGGCCAGAGGCAGTCGCGATATTTCGCAGATTCAGCAGTTGGCGGAGCAGGTGGGCCGCCTCGAGGGAGTTGATGAAGTAAAGTTTGAGAAAACGCTGCTCGAGCGTTATTTCCAGTTTCGGCGCGAGATGACGATAGCCGCTATCGGAATGAATGTGTTCTGGCTGTTCATATTCAGCGTCGTCATCATCAACATCGCCCGCTTGGCTTCCGCGGCGCGAGCCGATGAGATACGCACTCTGCGGATGCTCGGCGCGAGCGGCAGCCTGGTGCGAAAAATCTTCAGTATCGAGAGTTTTGTGCAGGGGCTGACCGGGGCGATGTTCGGGATCATATTGCTCGTTCTTCTTCTTTTTCTGATCTCGAACGAAATGAATCGCCCGCTTCAGGTTCCGGTTTTCCTCATTATTGCCGCGTTCAGCGCGGGACCTTTTCTGGCGGTGCTTGCGAACTGGCTGATCTCCCGGAAGGCGCTCTCCGCATTTTCGATTGCGCTTCTCCTGCTGGTCGTGTGCCAAAGTCCGCTCCGCGCGAATGAACTCGACAGCGAAGTCGCGCGCTATCAAAAAGAACTGGAGCGGCTGAGCCTCGAACTGCAACAGAACCAATCGGTGGTAACCGAGATAACCGAGCAAGAACGGACTCTTATAGGGGGGCTGGAGAAGATCGAAAAGGAAATCGATCTTCTGGAGAAAGAGCATTCAGTAGCCGTGGGAAAGAAAACCGCCAATAAAGCGGCGATCCACGTCGGCCAAAAGCAGCTTTCAGAATATGAAAGGAAACTGGTCGAGTCCCGCCGCGAACTGGAGCGGTGGCTCAGAGAACTGTGCGTTCAGAAAATGCCGTCCGTCGCAGAAGTGATTTTTTTCGATATTCCGCATTCGGAACTCATCGTCCGCAACAAGATAATTGACCTGCTGGCCCAGAAGGAAGCCGAAGCGCACGAACGAACCGAAGAAATCCGCCGGCAATACGTCCAACAGGAGGACGATTTGCGCAAACGATCGGAGTTGGATACTTTATATATTGAAACAAACAAGCTGCGTGTTCAGCAGTTGCTCGAGAAAAAAAGGCACCGCGAAGATCTTTTGAACCAGGTGCGCCAACAAAAGACAATCTACCTGGCCGCGATCAACGACCTTGAGGCCTCTTCACGAAATCTGGAGCAATTGATCAGGTCAAGCAAGGCTGCACGAGGCCCCGCCGCCGCTCCCGTGCCGTTTCAACAGATGAAAGGCTTGCTTCCGTGGCCTGTTACGGGGGAGGTCGCTGCTCCATTTGGGCGAATTCAGAATCCGGACTCGCACACGTATACGCGGCATATGGGAATTGACATCTCATCGCCTCTCGGGGCGGAAATCAGTGTCATTCATGATGGAGCCGTAGTCTATTCCGACTGGTTCAGGGGATACGGCAAGCTCATTATTCTCGATCACGGCGACGGTTATAGCAGCGTGTACGCGCATTGCTCGGAGATTTTTGTGAAGAAAGGGGAATTCATTGGGGCCGGCACTGTAGTAGGTCTTGTCGGCGAAACCGGCTCTTTGAAAGGGCCATACCTCTATTTCGAAATTCGG contains the following coding sequences:
- a CDS encoding ATP-binding cassette domain-containing protein, with translation MIITLDLCLRCGGFSIISGLNLHIEKGEFIFICGQAGAGKSSLMRVLALQELPAEGRVLIDGTDVNQIWRNGLTDYRRTIGVIFQEDRLLSRRTIAENIDISLELAGWRAAEARRETNEYLKEIGLFGKADFYCDRISENERRLLKICRALARRPKIVLADEPYEGLDRRSAEKAASLFRKAHLRGSTIVIATHHIECAGQAGKRAIMLDSGEARPSVTASGLQYVRELT
- a CDS encoding transketolase, whose protein sequence is MRIDQELIKNLEAQAKIVRRDIIQMLTKAASGHPGGSLSCADLIAALYFHVMRHDAKRPDWSDRDRFLLSKGHCAPAWYSVLARSGYFPATWLDALRKLNHPLQGHPDMLKTTGVEMSSGSLGQGLSIANGMALAARLDRKSYRIYVLMGDGEIQEGQVWEAAMTASHHKLDNLCAIIDNNGLQIDGHTEEIKSLGSISEKWISFGWNAIDIDGHDMRQILQALKMAEETKGKPSIIVAKTTKGKGVSFMENQVDFHGVAPTAEECVRALAELE
- a CDS encoding FtsX-like permease family protein is translated as MREFSFAVREGIRNFRRDKTLGFAVAGSVAIAVFALGAVALSAANVNFFLKEWEDKVELVAFLRRDVPAEVSQSIIERIRALPEVKEAGLVSEQELRRHLSEQAENSKNLERISLDELLPPTVVIRLARGSRDISQIQQLAEQVGRLEGVDEVKFEKTLLERYFQFRREMTIAAIGMNVFWLFIFSVVIINIARLASAARADEIRTLRMLGASGSLVRKIFSIESFVQGLTGAMFGIILLVLLLFLISNEMNRPLQVPVFLIIAAFSAGPFLAVLANWLISRKALSAFSIALLLLVVCQSPLRANELDSEVARYQKELERLSLELQQNQSVVTEITEQERTLIGGLEKIEKEIDLLEKEHSVAVGKKTANKAAIHVGQKQLSEYERKLVESRRELERWLRELCVQKMPSVAEVIFFDIPHSELIVRNKIIDLLAQKEAEAHERTEEIRRQYVQQEDDLRKRSELDTLYIETNKLRVQQLLEKKRHREDLLNQVRQQKTIYLAAINDLEASSRNLEQLIRSSKAARGPAAAPVPFQQMKGLLPWPVTGEVAAPFGRIQNPDSHTYTRHMGIDISSPLGAEISVIHDGAVVYSDWFRGYGKLIILDHGDGYSSVYAHCSEIFVKKGEFIGAGTVVGLVGETGSLKGPYLYFEIRENGQPVDPLVWLQRRT
- a CDS encoding transketolase family protein translates to MLKVKEKVATRDAYGSALVLLGERNPNIVVLDADLAKSTKTIKFKNKFPDRFFDMGIAEADMMGTAAGLAAAGKIAFASTFAIFATGRAWEQIRNSICYTNLNVKIAASHAGIAVGPDGSSHQSIEDIAIMRVIPNMKIVVPADGTETEQAVAALAETPGPAYLRLGRSAVPFIYDSSYRFTLGKASVLREGSDVAIVAAGTMVQPALKAADILSEERIEARVINMSSIKPIDREAIVAAAQETAGIVTAEEHSIIGGLGGAVAEVVGETAPAPVVRIGVRDVFGQSGEAGELMEFYGLTAGKIAEAASRIVSQKR